The following coding sequences are from one Nicotiana tabacum cultivar K326 chromosome 1, ASM71507v2, whole genome shotgun sequence window:
- the LOC107767127 gene encoding uncharacterized protein LOC107767127: protein MEMLGQIQLNVPLMDAWRERPSYTKMMKDMMSRKFDFQDMSTLTLTQTCSAVVTRPMAKILSYPGTFTIPRTIGSYSLAKALCDLGASINLILGIGRSRPTLMLLQLANCTVRMPIGILDDVHIQVGNFVFPADFVILDFQIYEEIPIILGRPFLSTRIELIDRES from the coding sequence atggaaatgctcGGACAAATTCAATTGAATGTTCCGCTGATGGATGCTTGGAGGGAAAGGCCAAGCTatacaaaaatgatgaaggatatGATGTCTCGAAAGTTTGACTTCCAGGACATGTCGACTTTAACTCTGACTCAAACTTGTAGTGCGGTAGTGACAAGACCTATGGCTAAAATATTGTCTTATCCCGGTACTTTCACTATCCCAAGAACAATTGGAAGTTATTCTTTagctaaagcattgtgtgacttGGGAGCCAGTATTAACCTGATATTAGGCATTGGCAGATCTAGACCGACCTTAATGTTGCTACAGCTAGCTAATTGCACAGTGAGAATGCCGATAGGAATTTTGGATGATGTGCACATCCAAGTGGGGAATTTTGTTTTTCCTGCCGATTTTGTGATTCTTGACTTCCAGATTTACGAAGAAATACCCATAATCTTGGGAAGGCCATTCTTATCCACTAGAATAGAGTTGATTGACCGTGAGAGTTGA